A genomic stretch from Sphingobacterium sp. ML3W includes:
- a CDS encoding aconitate hydratase: MAFDVDMIKKVYSRYDERIAAARQVVNKPLTLSEKILYAHLWDSNATEDYKRGVSYVDFAPDRVAMQDATAQMALLQFMQAGRPKVAVPSTVHCDHLIQAKEGADKDLARAKNESSEVFNFLSSVSNKYGIGFWKPGAGIIHQVVLENYAFPGGMMIGTDSHTVNAGGLGMVAIGVGGADACDVMAGLPWELKFPKLIGVKLTGKLSGWAAAKDVILKVAGILTVKGGTGAIVEYFGEGAESLSCTGKGTICNMGAEIGATTSTFGYDESMERYLRATGRAEVADAANAIKQHLTADAEVYANPEQYFDQLIEINLSELEPSLNGPFTPDLYTPVSRMREEADKNGWPLKVEWGLIGSCTNSSYEDLSRAASIAKQAVDKGLITKAEFGINPGSEQVRFTADRDGLLKTFEDLNATIFTNACGPCIGMWDRVGADKQEKNTIVHSFNRNFAKRADGNPNTYAFVASPELVAAIAISGDLGFNPVTDTLTNNKGEQVKLDPPVGDELPTKGFAVDDPGYQAPAADGSAIVVDVAPTSDRLQLLEPFAAWEGTDLKGLKLLIKAKGKCTTDHISMAGPWLKYRGHLDNISNNMLIGAVNFFNEKTDNVKNQLTGEYGPVPATQRDYKAHNIGSIVVGDENYGEGSSREHAAMEPRHLGVRAVLVKSFARIHETNLKKQGMLGLTFANKDDYNKIQENDTIDILGLTEFAPGKPLTLVLHHADGTQEEILANHTYNAQQIEWFKAGGALNIIRKNQVK, translated from the coding sequence ATGGCTTTTGATGTAGATATGATTAAAAAGGTGTATAGCCGTTATGATGAGCGCATTGCTGCGGCTCGTCAGGTGGTGAACAAACCTTTGACTTTATCTGAGAAAATTTTATATGCCCACCTTTGGGATAGTAATGCGACAGAAGATTATAAGCGCGGCGTTTCTTACGTTGATTTTGCCCCTGATCGTGTAGCGATGCAAGATGCAACTGCACAAATGGCTTTGTTGCAATTTATGCAGGCTGGACGTCCAAAGGTCGCGGTTCCTTCTACCGTTCACTGTGATCACTTGATCCAGGCGAAAGAAGGCGCAGATAAAGATTTAGCTCGTGCTAAAAACGAAAGTTCGGAAGTATTTAACTTCTTGAGCTCTGTTTCAAATAAATATGGTATAGGTTTCTGGAAACCAGGTGCAGGTATTATCCACCAAGTTGTACTGGAAAACTATGCATTCCCAGGTGGTATGATGATCGGTACGGATTCACATACTGTAAATGCCGGTGGTCTAGGTATGGTTGCAATTGGTGTAGGTGGTGCTGATGCCTGTGACGTGATGGCAGGTTTACCTTGGGAGCTAAAATTTCCAAAATTGATCGGTGTTAAATTAACCGGTAAATTGAGTGGTTGGGCTGCAGCAAAAGACGTTATCCTAAAAGTTGCGGGAATCTTGACTGTAAAAGGAGGAACTGGCGCAATCGTTGAATATTTTGGCGAAGGTGCAGAGTCTCTATCTTGTACAGGTAAAGGTACAATCTGTAATATGGGCGCTGAAATTGGTGCCACGACCTCAACATTTGGTTACGATGAGTCCATGGAGCGTTACCTTCGTGCGACAGGCCGTGCTGAAGTTGCGGATGCCGCCAATGCCATCAAACAACACTTGACAGCTGATGCTGAAGTCTATGCTAATCCTGAACAATATTTTGATCAATTGATCGAAATTAATCTTTCGGAACTCGAACCTTCATTAAATGGTCCATTCACGCCAGATTTGTATACGCCAGTTTCGCGCATGCGTGAAGAGGCTGATAAGAATGGCTGGCCTTTGAAAGTGGAGTGGGGATTGATCGGATCTTGTACAAACTCTTCGTATGAGGATTTGTCGCGTGCCGCTTCTATTGCCAAACAAGCTGTTGACAAAGGATTGATCACTAAAGCTGAATTTGGTATCAACCCGGGCTCTGAGCAGGTTCGTTTTACAGCGGATCGTGATGGTTTATTAAAAACATTCGAAGATCTTAACGCAACTATATTCACCAACGCTTGTGGTCCATGTATCGGTATGTGGGATCGTGTGGGTGCGGACAAGCAAGAGAAAAACACGATTGTTCACTCGTTCAACCGTAACTTTGCAAAACGTGCGGATGGTAATCCAAATACCTATGCATTTGTTGCTTCGCCAGAACTGGTTGCTGCAATTGCAATTTCCGGTGATTTGGGCTTTAATCCTGTTACGGATACACTAACGAACAATAAAGGTGAGCAAGTGAAGTTGGATCCTCCTGTGGGAGATGAATTACCAACAAAAGGATTTGCTGTTGATGATCCGGGATATCAGGCTCCTGCAGCGGATGGTAGTGCTATCGTTGTTGACGTAGCACCGACATCAGACCGTCTCCAATTGTTGGAACCTTTTGCAGCCTGGGAAGGTACAGACTTAAAAGGGTTGAAACTATTGATCAAAGCAAAAGGTAAATGTACGACGGATCATATTTCTATGGCTGGTCCTTGGTTGAAATACCGTGGTCACTTAGATAATATCTCAAATAATATGCTGATCGGTGCGGTTAACTTTTTCAATGAGAAAACCGATAACGTGAAGAATCAATTGACAGGTGAATATGGTCCTGTTCCGGCAACGCAACGTGACTATAAAGCACATAACATCGGATCAATTGTGGTAGGGGATGAGAACTATGGTGAAGGGTCTTCCCGTGAGCATGCCGCGATGGAACCACGTCATTTGGGTGTCCGCGCAGTATTGGTTAAATCTTTTGCTCGTATTCACGAGACGAACCTGAAAAAACAAGGTATGTTGGGTTTAACTTTCGCTAACAAAGACGACTATAACAAAATCCAAGAAAATGATACGATTGATATCCTTGGTTTGACGGAGTTCGCTCCTGGAAAACCATTGACTCTTGTGTTGCACCATGCGGATGGAACTCAAGAGGAGATCTTGGCAAACCACACCTACAATGCACAACAGATTGAATGGTTTAAAGCCGGTGGTGCTTTGAATATCATCCGTAAGAATCAAGTGAAATAA
- a CDS encoding bifunctional aconitate hydratase 2/2-methylisocitrate dehydratase, with product MSIYNDYVQEVVEREGQGLHPKPIDGAELLSEVIAQIKDLNNENRAESLRLFIYNTLPGTTPAAGVKAQFLKEIILGESVVAEITPDFAFELLSHMKGGPSINVLLDLALGADAAIASQAAEVLKTQVFLYDADTARLKDAYEQGNAIAKDILESYAKAEFFTKLPEVTEEIQVVTFIAGEGDISTDLLSPGNQAHSRSDRELHGKCMITPEAQQQIQDLQAQHPGKSVMLIAERGTMGVGSSRMSGVNNVALWTGKQASPYVPFVNIAPIVGGTNGISPIFLTTVDVTGGIGIDLKNWVKKVDENGNVVRNDKNEPILEEVYSVATGTVLTINTKTKKLYNGEQELIDISKALTPQKMEFIKAGGSYAIVFGKKIQTFAAQTLGIQAPTVFAPSKEITIEGQGLTAVEKIFNKNAVGVTPGKVLHAGSDVRVKVNIVGSQDTTGLMTAQELEAMAATVIAPTVDGAYQSGCHTASVWDKKAQANIPKLMKFMNDFGLITARDPKGVYHSMTDVIHKVLNDITIDEWAIIIGGDSHTRMSKGVAFGADSGTVALALATGEASMPIPESVKVTFKGSMKEHMDFRDVVHATQAQMLQQFAGENVFQGRIIEVHIGTLLADQAFTFTDWTAEMKAKASICISQDDTLIESLEIAKNRIQIMIDKGMENKNNVLQGLIDKANKRIEEIRSGAKPALTPDNNAKYYAEVVVDLDLIEEPMIADPDVNNADVSKRYTHDTIRDLSYYGGNKKVDLGFVGSCMVHKDDLKIVSKMLRNIEQQKGVVTFEAPLVVAAPTYNIIDELKAEGDWEFLQKYSGFEFSDALPKSTARTEYENIMYLERPGCNLCMGNQEKAAKGDTVMATSTRLFQGRVVEDRDGKKGESLLASTPVVVLSAILGRIPNIEEYKAAVEGINLTKFAPIPTK from the coding sequence CAGTTGTTGCTGAGATCACACCTGATTTTGCTTTTGAGCTATTGTCTCATATGAAGGGTGGACCTTCTATCAACGTATTATTGGATCTTGCTTTAGGTGCTGATGCTGCGATCGCAAGTCAAGCTGCGGAAGTACTTAAAACACAGGTTTTCTTATATGATGCCGATACTGCTCGTTTGAAGGACGCTTATGAACAAGGCAATGCTATCGCAAAAGATATCTTGGAAAGCTACGCAAAGGCTGAATTTTTTACGAAACTTCCGGAAGTAACGGAGGAAATTCAGGTAGTTACTTTTATCGCAGGTGAAGGTGATATCTCTACAGATTTACTATCTCCTGGTAACCAGGCACACTCGCGTTCTGATCGTGAATTGCACGGTAAATGTATGATCACGCCAGAAGCACAACAACAAATCCAAGATCTACAGGCACAGCATCCAGGTAAAAGTGTGATGTTGATCGCCGAAAGAGGTACAATGGGTGTGGGATCCTCACGGATGTCAGGTGTAAATAATGTGGCCTTATGGACCGGTAAACAAGCTAGTCCTTATGTTCCTTTTGTAAACATCGCGCCCATTGTAGGTGGTACGAATGGCATTTCTCCAATTTTCTTGACGACAGTAGATGTTACAGGTGGTATCGGTATCGATCTTAAAAACTGGGTGAAGAAAGTCGATGAAAACGGAAACGTTGTTCGCAATGATAAAAATGAGCCTATTTTAGAGGAGGTTTATTCTGTTGCTACAGGTACTGTATTAACCATCAATACCAAGACAAAAAAATTATATAATGGTGAGCAGGAGCTAATTGATATTTCAAAGGCATTGACACCACAAAAAATGGAGTTTATCAAAGCGGGTGGTTCTTATGCTATCGTATTTGGTAAAAAAATCCAAACTTTCGCAGCACAAACTTTAGGTATCCAAGCACCTACAGTATTTGCTCCTTCAAAAGAAATTACCATTGAAGGTCAAGGCTTAACTGCTGTAGAGAAAATCTTCAACAAAAATGCGGTAGGTGTAACACCAGGCAAAGTATTGCATGCTGGTTCTGACGTGCGCGTGAAAGTGAATATTGTTGGATCTCAAGATACGACAGGTTTAATGACTGCTCAGGAGTTGGAGGCAATGGCTGCTACAGTAATTGCTCCTACGGTTGATGGTGCTTATCAATCAGGTTGTCATACAGCATCTGTTTGGGATAAGAAAGCGCAAGCGAACATTCCAAAATTGATGAAATTTATGAACGATTTTGGTTTGATCACAGCACGCGATCCAAAAGGCGTTTATCACTCCATGACAGACGTGATCCACAAAGTATTAAATGATATTACGATTGACGAATGGGCGATCATCATTGGTGGTGACTCCCATACACGTATGTCTAAAGGTGTTGCTTTTGGAGCTGACTCGGGTACTGTTGCATTGGCATTGGCTACGGGTGAAGCTTCGATGCCGATTCCGGAATCTGTAAAAGTTACTTTCAAGGGCAGCATGAAAGAACACATGGATTTCCGTGATGTTGTACATGCCACTCAGGCGCAGATGTTACAGCAATTCGCTGGGGAAAACGTTTTCCAAGGTAGAATTATTGAGGTTCATATCGGTACATTACTTGCCGATCAGGCCTTTACTTTTACGGACTGGACGGCGGAGATGAAAGCGAAAGCATCCATCTGTATTTCGCAGGATGATACATTAATTGAATCTTTAGAAATCGCTAAAAATCGTATCCAAATCATGATTGATAAGGGTATGGAAAATAAAAACAACGTTTTGCAAGGTTTGATCGATAAAGCGAACAAACGTATCGAAGAAATCAGATCTGGAGCGAAACCTGCGTTGACGCCAGATAACAATGCGAAATACTATGCTGAGGTTGTCGTTGATTTGGATCTTATTGAAGAGCCAATGATTGCGGATCCAGATGTAAATAACGCAGACGTTTCTAAGCGTTATACACATGACACCATTCGTGATCTTTCTTACTATGGTGGAAACAAAAAGGTGGATTTAGGTTTCGTAGGTTCATGTATGGTGCATAAGGACGATTTGAAAATCGTTTCGAAAATGTTGCGGAATATTGAACAGCAAAAAGGTGTTGTTACTTTTGAGGCACCATTGGTTGTTGCAGCTCCGACTTATAATATCATTGATGAGTTGAAAGCAGAAGGCGATTGGGAATTCTTGCAAAAATACTCTGGATTTGAGTTCAGTGATGCATTGCCAAAAAGCACTGCCCGTACAGAATACGAAAATATCATGTACCTAGAGCGTCCTGGTTGTAACCTTTGCATGGGTAACCAAGAGAAAGCTGCCAAAGGTGATACGGTGATGGCTACTTCAACACGGTTGTTTCAAGGCCGTGTAGTAGAAGACAGAGATGGTAAAAAAGGAGAATCCCTATTGGCATCTACACCTGTTGTTGTACTTTCAGCTATTTTAGGCCGTATTCCTAATATTGAAGAATACAAAGCTGCTGTCGAAGGCATTAACTTAACTAAATTTGCGCCTATTCCGACAAAGTAA